The following coding sequences are from one Eucalyptus grandis isolate ANBG69807.140 chromosome 11, ASM1654582v1, whole genome shotgun sequence window:
- the LOC120289893 gene encoding bidirectional sugar transporter SWEET12-like translates to MAIFSTDNPWAFAFGLLGNLISFVVFLTPVPTFYRVCKRNSTEGFQSVPYVVSLLSAMLWLYYASINSESNDFLLITVNSVGCVIETIYVALYLAYSPKKAKIFTVKLMVTGFGGFCSFLLLSGLLTKASTRVQLLGWLCVGFSVSVFAAPLSVMRMMIRTKSVEFMPCSLSFFLTLSAATWLLYGLFLKDIRVAVPNVLGFILGVFQMGLYLIYRKTNVMIIEMAENNQVPFNVPNDLGDVPMVDSTVAMEDVQPSGSKFVVANATGPWANTNFGGVGTSHTTGMPGTVFQNSVCQMAFGSISGGMVQRTLPTVMATPPITTNEKSEKFTGVGFKQWQQKIYGSP, encoded by the exons ATGGCCATTTTCTCAACCGATAATCcctgggcttttgcttttggcCTTCTAG GTAATCTTATATCTTTCGTGGTCTTTTTGACCCCAGT ACCAACATTTTATAGGGTATGCAAGAGGAACTCGACCGAAGGGTTTCAATCGGTTCCGTACGTGGTTTCTTTGCTCAGCGCCATGCTCTGGCTATACTACGCATCCATCAACTCTGAGTCCAATGATTTCCTTCTCATCACTGTCAACTCAGTGGGATGTGTCATAGAGACTATCTACGTTGCTCTCTACCTTGCTTATTCTCCTAAGAAAGCCAAG ATATTTACAGTGAAGCTGATGGTGACGGGCTTTGGAGGGTTttgttcctttcttctcttgtcCGGCTTGTTAACAAAGGCATCAACCAGGGTCCAACTTCTTGGGTGGCTTTGTGTTGGATTCTCCGTCAGCGTCTTCGCAGCTCCTTTAAGTGTTATG AGAATGATGATCCGAACCAAAAGCGTAGAGTTCATGCCCtgctctctctcatttttcctcACTCTCAGCGCTGCGACTTGGCTCCTTTACGGTTTATTCCTCAAGGACATCCGTGTTGCG GTTCCAAACGTACTGGGTTTTATCCTTGGAGTGTTTCAGATGGGACTGTATCTGATATATAGGAAGACGAATGTGATG attattgagatggctgAAAACAATCAAGTGCCATTCAATGTCCCAAATGATTTAGGAGACgttcctatggtcgattcgaccgttgctatggaagatgttcaaccctcaggGTCTAAATTTGTAGTAGCCAATGCTACGGGCCCTTGggctaacaccaattttggtggtgtgGGTACAAGTCATACGACTGGTATGCCCGGGACTGTTTTTCAAAACAGTGTatgccaaatggcttttggctctaTTTCTGGAGGGATGGTTCAACGAACCTTGCCTACCgtgatggcaacacctccaATTACAACTAATGAGAAATCGGAGAAATTCACCGGAGTGGGCTTTAAACAGTGGCAACAAAAGAT ttatgggagtccttag